From the genome of Candidozyma auris chromosome 2, complete sequence, one region includes:
- the TRP4 gene encoding anthranilate phosphoribosyltransferase: protein MSTKNVLTPYIKSLFLEPPNLTPTDLSTVLKSMFRGIPSDIQSAAFLTALRMRGLDHEPEFIAAAVQTILEFSDHIPPQLVAKEGYVDIVGTGGDGQNTFNVSTSAAIVAAGMGLNVCKHGGKASTSTSGSGDLLKCLGVDLSVVNKDTTPAIVKKSNFCYLFAPSFHPGMGKVAHIRSQMGIPTIFNILGPLMNPIPLRARILGVYSEKLGESYAVAAAQLAQKSPAHERTMVVWGEIGLDEISPTGNTKCWLVDEKGEITRTVISPKNFKLPEHSLASVRSGTPEENAETLLHILRQDSPRYMLKTINDPLVDYILMNSAAVAYVAGLAKDWEEGMALAVDSIKSGKAAKALEDFKSALSEHIAVNEATVV, encoded by the coding sequence ATGTCCACCAAGAATGTGCTCACGCCATATATAAAGCTGCTATTTTTGGAGCCGCCAAACCTCACCCCAACAGATTTGAGCACCGTTCTCAAGTCGATGTTCCGCGGAATCCCCAGCGATATCCAGCTGGCTGCGTTCCTCACTGCTCTCAGAATGCGTGGGCTTGATCACGAACCAGAATTCATAGCTGCTGCTGTGCAGACGATTCTAGAGTTCTCCGACCATATCCCTCCGCAGCTCGTTGCCAAGGAGGGCTACGTTGACATTGTTGGCACTGGAGGAGATGGCCAGAACACATTCAATGTCCTGACCTCTGCGGCCATAGTGGCAGCTGGAATGGGGCTCAATGTGTGTAAACACGGGGGCAAGGCGCTGACGTCGACCTCCGGGTCCGGCGATCTTCTCAAGTGTTTGGGTGTGGATCTTAGCGTTGTCAACAAAGACACCACGCCGGCCATTGTTAAGAAAAGCAACTTTTGTTACTTGTTTGCACCTTCCTTCCATCCAGGGATGGGCAAAGTGGCGCACATCCGCTCGCAAATGGGCATTCCCACGATTTTCAACATCTTGGGTCCTCTCATGAACCCAATCCCACTTCGAGCCCGTATTCTTGGTGTGTACTCTGAGAAGCTCGGTGAGCTGTATGCTGTGGCGGCTGCTCAGCTTGCACAAAAGAGCCCGGCTCACGAAAGGACCATGGTCGTGTGGGGCGAAATTGGCCTCGACGAAATCAGCCCGACAGGTAACACCAAGTGCTGGCTCGTGGACGAGAAAGGTGAAATCACCAGAACAGTCATCTCacccaaaaacttcaagctTCCTGAGCACAGTCTAGCCTCTGTGCGCAGTGGAACGCCTGAGGAGAACGCAGAGACCTTGTTGCACATCTTGCGCCAGGATTCTCCCAGATACATGTTGAAAACTATCAATGATCCCTTGGTAGACTacatcttgatgaactctGCTGCCGTAGCATATGTTGCTGGGTTGGCCAAAGACTGGGAAGAGGGCATGGCTCTTGCCGTGGATAGCATAAAGCTGGGTAAAGCAGCGAAGGCTTTGGAAGACTTCAAGAGTGCTCTTAGCGAGCACATAGCTGTCAACGAAGCAACTGTGGTCTGa
- a CDS encoding ATP-dependent RNA helicase BRR2 has product MSDTQRNGGYSQKELAGVALANNAGSSGANEPDSAPKSLAGQISMKDMGSRARVEEREAKAPSAEPTEQKHISTQSGALSLQRDLNLEDIAYKPTTESNAVAFEEFISEIRQYIPDESHSVILSAADTVLEVLKNGDLPVEAKKADIEELLSVKLSDQQLGEMVKASQKITDFHDQKKENTVTNGSQALAIEFEDESDQEAHSNVVVEPEGVQDVQDDFEIAETAPQDIVSVKLTTTQSPQTKVLALQDIKRDFLYSSVAASNPELEQEQIRDKCKQISKLMADKELSQNDLENKLLEVTEYKLLDLVKLCIDYRWKIVFQLQVLSGDKKKAFKEMEEMGLHSLLSEFGVTNEQPKKRRASDSGEPSKKTKPEIRKPKLVDLEGLVFEQGGNLMATSKVSLPKGSYQQNKKLYDIISVPALEGPAASDEDLVPISDLPEWAQAAFPAGETQRLNPIQSKIYPQAFKSDENLLLCAPTGAGKTNVAMLTFLRLLSNYRDEHTGRIALRSFKAVYVAPLKALVAEQTREFQRRLTSQFGVVVNEFTGDSSLSQKEIAETQILFTTPEKWDIVTRKSTESSYAQQVKLLIIDEIHLLHDDRGPVLESIIVRAKRTPDIRIVGLSATLPNYEDVARFIDVDPKKGLFYFDASYRPCPLEQQYIGIKEKKAIRKVAAMNEACYDKMKECIKNNHQLIIFVHSRKDTYKTAKWLSEKAAEDELSVTSSSVGAQEILKQEAENARNKNLSQILPSGFGIHHAGLQKEDRGTVEDLFAQGHISVLVSTATLAWGVNLPAHTVVIKGTDTYNPEKGSWVQLSPQDILQMLGRAGRPRYDKSGVGVIITAHDQLQYYMAVLNQQLPIESQLMSRLADNLNAESVLGQIKNLDNAVDYLGQTYLYIRMLKSPKLYQVGAEYENDKALYWKRADLAHTAFTILHKHKLITYDEDSGKVIPTELGKIAASFYIGHSTIFMYHNKLKPWMSEIDVLRVFASSEEFKYVPVRQEEKLEIAKLAEKCPIAIKEPPTEPLAKINVLLQAYIAHLSLEGFALMADMIYITQSAGRLLRAIHEICVKKLWASASLITLELCKIVEKRTWNTSSPFRQYGSLASPEIIRATEASHLPFISYLNLDAAELAEAFNLKGQSQNLYDLLQNFPKLEISCTAQPISRDTLRISADINANWVWNSILHGSKENFLIMVEDVNGELILFSDILQITPRNAQRTIALDIFVPISSPLPPNLFFTAVSEKWLNCLWRRPIEMFHTQLPKKPSSATELLDGQSVPTAALKDEKFIECFEFSHFNRFQSQAFHALWQTNDNIFLGIAKGGGKTVCAELAILNHWRQNKQRAIYLQPSQDLIDATLKTWEKKFANLTDPPKQIAKLTGELSADIKIQATSHLVLATPAQFDALTRRWRSRKAVTQIGLVVADDVHLVSGGGSGGTAYETALSRVRLMSAHLKSELRIVALSHPLLYGRDLGEWLGCTKQNILNFEAFERFKPMTEIKLEAYSGSPPVKQLLPKVNAFFNETKDSTIVFVSSKSAALEILPDIAKFSKSDDVEAYVSKLSVAILRKFVQKGVGFFHLGMSGRDRIVMERLFTNGVLSVAIATKDCGICVPKARNVVILGSQVHEISQPSDYYLNDILEMVGTCSEGRVLGLVHAPRVTYYSKFLNEGMPLESYLSFDLHDAFVHEIAARTFRSRQDCVDWLTYTFFYRRLVQNPSFYGLKSVGHVEVSEFLSDLVESTLKDLADSGLIELHDDDEDEDEDEDQEEEEMLPLNGAMIASHYSVSFQTMQLFGKLTAKSRLRDILETVTSSTQFESLIYRPDDEHTLAQLASVVPFKVGSDVVLEASSTKAFLLVQAHLSRIKLPADLAEDLNIILKSILNLVYACVDSLSSEGYLNALQAMDLSQMLIQGMWNKESPLKQIPHVNSGMLERCKKYNVETIYDIMTLEDEERDDVLQLEGKELQDVADLVNKYPNIDVSYKLDLKDSVVAGEPKLITVTIERDEEMEDLDVVAPRFPGQKREGWWVVVGDADSRQLYGIKKTTVAHETQDIKMEFTVPVAGHHRLSVWCMCDSYLDVDKEMSFEIDVEEGEEDEY; this is encoded by the coding sequence ATGTCCGATACGCAAAGAAACGGCGGCTACTCCCAAAAAGAGCTAGCTGGTGTTGCATTGGCCAACAATGCGGGGTCTCTGGGAGCCAATGAGCCAGACTCGGCACCTAAGTCTCTAGCAGGCCAAATCTCCATGAAGGATATGGGCTCTCGAGCCAGGGTTGAAGAGAGGGAGGCAAAAGCACCAAGTGCGGAACCAACTGAGCAGAAACACATTAGCACCCAGAGTGGAGCTCTATCCTTGCAGAGAGACCTTAATCTAGAAGATATAGCATACAAGCCCACTACGGAGTCCAATGCCGTGGCTTTCGAGGAATTTATCAGTGAGATACGACAGTACATTCCAGACGAGTCACATAGTGTGATTCTCTCTGCGGCAGATACCGTGCttgaggtgttgaagaacggAGATTTGCCTGTTGAAGCAAAAAAGGCTGACATTGAAGAACTACTCTCGGTAAAGCTCAGTGACCAACAGCTAGGGGAGATGGTGAAAGCGTCACAAAAGATAACAGACTTCCACGaccaaaagaaggaaaataCGGTGACTAATGGAAGTCAGGCATTGGCCATAGAATTCGAAGATGAAAGTGATCAAGAAGCGCACCTGAACGTGGTAGTAGAGCCTGAGGGCGTTCAAGATGTCCAGGATGATTTCGAAATTGCAGAAACTGCTCCACAGGATATAGTGTCAGTTAAGTTGACAACGACACAGAGCCCTCAGACCAAAGTGTTGGCCTTGCAGGATATCAAGCGTGACTTCTTGTACAGCAGTGTGGCAGCTCTGAACCCTGAGTTGGAACAGGAGCAAATTCGTGACAAGTGCAAACAAATTTCTAAGCTTATGGCTGATAAAGAGCTTTCCCAAAACGACCTTGAAAACAAGCTTCTCGAGGTCACTGAGTACAAGCTACTAGATTTGGTGAAGCTTTGCATAGATTACAGGTGGAAGATAGTGTTCCAGTTACAAGTCCTCAGTGGCGATAAGAAAAAGGCATTTAAAGAGATGGAAGAAATGGGTCTTCATCTGCTATTAAGTGAATTTGGTGTTACCAATGAGCAacccaaaaagagaagggCTCTGGATTCTGGTGAACctctgaagaaaacaaagcCAGAGATCCGAAAACCTAAGTTAGTGGATCTTGAAGGTCTTGTTTTCGAACAAGGCGGTAACCTTATGGCCACGTCGAAGGTGAGTCTCCCAAAGGGCTCATAtcaacaaaacaaaaaacTTTATGATATCATTTCGGTTCCAGCTCTCGAGGGGCCTGCTGCATCTGATGAAGACCTTGTACCAATATCCGACCTTCCGGAATGGGCTCAGGCAGCCTTTCCTGCTGGTGAGACGCAGAGATTGAATCCAATTCAGTCCAAGATCTACCCTCAAGCGTTCAAAAGTGATGAAAATTTGCTACTTTGTGCTCCTACAGGTGCAGGTAAAACCAATGTTGCCATGCTTACATTTCTTCGGCTTCTATCTAACTACCGTGATGAGCATACTGGCCGAATTGCTTTGAGATCATTCAAGGCTGTGTATGTCGCCCCATTGAAAGCTTTGGTTGCAGAGCAGACAAGagaatttcaaagaaggctCACCTCGCAGTTTGGAGTTGTGGTAAACGAATTCACTGGAGACTCAAGTCTcagccaaaaagaaattgcGGAGACTCAAATTTTGTTCACCACGCCAGAAAAATGGGATATAGTTACCCGAAAACTGACAGAGTCTCTGTACGCCCAGCAGGTCAAGCTCTtgatcattgatgaaatccACTTGCTTCACGACGATAGAGGACCTGTATTGGAAAGCATCATTGTAAGAGCAAAGCGTACGCCAGATATAAGAATAGTCGGTCTCTCAGCGACATTGCCCAATTATGAAGACGTTGCTCGATTCATTGATGTTGACCCAAAGAAGGGACTCTTTTATTTTGATGCTCTGTACCGTCCTTGTCCATTGGAGCAGCAGTATATTGgcatcaaggaaaagaaagctaTTCGTAAAGTTGCAGCTATGAATGAGGCGTGTTACGATAAGATGAAAGAGTGTATCAAAAACAATCATCAGCTCATCATATTCGTGCACTCCAGAAAAGACACCTACAAGACAGCTAAGTGGCTCTCGGAAAAAGCTGCGGAAGATGAATTACTGGTCACAAGCTCTAGTGTTGGTGCACAGGAGATTTTGAAACAGGAGGCAGAAAACGCCCgcaacaagaacttgagCCAGATTCTACCCTCCGGTTTTGGTATTCATCATGCTGGTCTTCAGAAAGAGGATAGAGGAACggttgaagatctttttgCTCAAGGTCATATTTCGGTGCTTGTCTCCACCGCAACATTGGCTTGGGGTGTGAACTTGCCAGCCCACACTGTCGTTATTAAAGGTACCGACACTTACAACCCCGAGAAGGGTTCCTGGGTTCAGCTTCTGCCTCAAGATATCTTACAAATGCTTGGTCGTGCTGGTAGACCTCGTTACGATAAGTCTGGTGTGGGTGTGATTATCACCGCACATGACCAGCTTCAGTATTACATGGCTGTTTTGAACCAACAGCTTCCAATTGAATCGCAACTTATGAGCAGATTGGCAGACAATTTGAACGCTGAATCCGTTTTAGGAcaaatcaagaacttggacAATGCCGTGGACTACCTCGGCCAGACATATTTATACATCCGAATGCTCAAATCTCCTAAATTGTACCAAGTTGGTGCCGAATATGAGAATGATAAAGCTCTTTACTGGAAGAGAGCAGATTTGGCGCATACAGCGTTCACAATTTTGCATAAACACAAGTTGATCACCTACGATGAAGACTCTGGAAAAGTGATTCCTACAGAGTTGGGGAAGATTGCTGCTTCATTCTACATCGGCCACTCAACTATTTTCATGTATCATAACAAGCTCAAACCGTGGATGTCTGAAATCGATGTGCTCCGTGTTTTTGCCTCTTCTGAAGAATTCAAATATGTTCCTGTcagacaagaagagaagcttgaaattgCTAAGCTTGCAGAAAAGTGTCCCATTGCTATAAAGGAGCCACCCACTGAACCCTTGGCTAAGATCAACGTCTTGCTCCAGGCGTACATTGCACACTTGCTGCTAGAGGGCTTTGCACTCATGGCGGACATGATATACATCACGCAATCAGCTGGCCGTTTGCTTCGAGCGATCCACGAAATTTGCGTGAAAAAGCTTTGGGCTTCTGCTTCACTCATTACTTTGGAATTGTGCAAGATAGTCGAAAAGAGAACTTGGAACACGTCCTCACCTTTTAGACAATATGGTTCATTGGCTTCTCCTGAGATCATCAGGGCAACAGAAGCTTCCCACTTACCATTTATAAGTTACTTAAATTTAGATGCTGCAGAGCTCGCTGAGGCATTCAACTTGAAAGGACAGAGTCAAAATCTTTATGACTTGCTTCAGAATTTCCCCAAACTAGAGATCAGTTGCACTGCTCAACCCATCTCACGGGATACATTGCGAATTCTGGCAGATATCAATGCCAATTGGGTGTGGAACAGCATTCTCCACGGAAGCAAAGAGAATTTCCTCATTATGGTTGAGGATGTAAACGGCGAGCTTATCTTGTTCAGCGACATCTTGCAAATAACTCCAAGGAATGCTCAGCGGACCATTGCACTCGATATATTCGTGCCTATTTCTTCGCCGCTTCCGCCCAATCTTTTCTTCACAGCAGTCAGTGAAAAGTGGTTAAACTGCTTGTGGAGACGTCCCATAGAGATGTTTCATACACAGCTTCCGAAGAAACCGCTGTCTGCTACTGAGTTATTAGATGGCCAGAGCGTACCAACCGCTGCATtaaaagatgaaaaattcaTTGAGTGCTTCGAGTTCTCTCATTTCAACAGATTTCAATCTCAGGCTTTCCATGCGCTTTGGCAAACAAATGATAACATATTCTTGGGAATAGCGAAAGGTGGTGGGAAGACCGTCTGTGCTGAACTTGCAATTCTCAATCACTGGAGACAGAACAAACAGCGTGCTATTTATCTTCAGCCTTCGCAAGACCTTATTGATGCTACCTTGAAAACctgggagaagaagttcgCCAACTTGACCGATCCTCCTAAGCAAATTGCCAAGCTAACTGGAGAACTTTCTGCAGATATAAAGATTCAGGCAACTTCTCATCTTGTGCTAGCCACTCCTGCTCAGTTTGATGCTCTCACGAGGCGCTGGCGCCTGAGAAAAGCTGTAACACAAATAGGTTTAGTGGTGGCCGATGATGTTCACTTAGTATCTGGTGGAGGTAGCGGAGGAACTGCTTATGAGACTGCTTTGTCTAGAGTTCGTCTCATGAGCGCTCATTTGAAATCAGAGCTTAGAATCGTTGCCTTATCTCATCCGCTCTTGTATggaagagatcttggagagTGGTTGGGCTGCACTAAGCAGAATATTCTCAACTTCGAGGCTTTTGAGCGTTTCAAACCAATGACAGAAATCAAGCTTGAAGCCTACAGTGGGTCCCCGCCTGTGAAACAGCTTTTGCCCAAAGTGAACGCTTTCTTTAATGAAACTAAAGACTCGACCATTGTTTTCGTTTCCAGTAAGAGTGCAGCGTTGGAGATCCTTCCCGATATCGCCAAATTTCTGAAGTCTGACGATGTTGAAGCGTACGTGCTGAAATTATCTGTGGCTATACTACGGAAATTTGTTCAAAAAGGAGTGGGTTTCTTCCATTTAGGCATGCTGGGAAGAGATAGGATTGTCATGGAAAGGCTTTTTACGAACGGGGTACTCAGTGTCGCTATTGCAACAAAAGACTGTGGCATCTGTGTTCCCAAAGCCAGAAATGTGGTAATTCTAGGTTCACAAGTCCACGAAATATCACAACCCTCGGACTATTACTTAAACGATATTTTGGAGATGGTGGGAACATGTAGCGAGGGCCGGGTTTTGGGACTCGTCCATGCACCAAGGGTGACGTACTACTCCAAGTTCCTCAACGAGGGTATGCCGTTGGAGAGCTATTTATCCTTTGATTTGCACGATGCGTTCGTCCATGAGATTGCAGCTAGGACTTTCCGCTCCAGACAAGACTGTGTAGACTGGCTCACATACACATTCTTTTACCGTCGTTTGGTACAAAATCCCAGCTTCTATGGCCTTAAAAGCGTGGGCCATGTTGAAGTTTCCGAATTTTTGTCtgatcttgttgaaagCACATTGAAAGATTTGGCTGATTCTGGCTTGATCGAGCTTCacgacgacgatgaagatgaagatgaagatgaagatcaggaggaggaagaaatgtTACCACTTAATGGTGCAATGATTGCTTCCCATTACAGCGTAAGTTTTCAAACCATGCAGCTTTTTGGGAAGCTCACTGCCAAGTCGAGACTCCGTGATATTTTGGAAACTGTTACATCTTCAACGCAATTCGAGCTGCTTATTTATAGGCCAGACGACGAGCATACTTTGGCGCAATTGGCTAGCGTCGTACCCTTCAAAGTTGGATCCGACGTTGTATTGGAAGCTTCCCTGACAAAGGCATTTTTGCTTGTACAGGCCCACTTGTCAAGGATCAAGTTACCAGCCGATCTTGCTGAGGATCTCAATATAATCTTGAAATCTATCTTGAATCTTGTTTATGCATGCGTTGATTCCCTTTCCTCCGAAGGTTACCTCAATGCACTTCAAGCAATGGATCTCTCGCAGATGCTCATTCAGGGGATGTGGAATAAAGAGTCGCCTCTCAAGCAGATTCCCCACGTCAACAGCGGAATGCTTGAGCGTTGCAAGAAGTACAACGTGGAGACGATTTATGATATCATGACTTTggaggatgaagaaagagacgatgttcttcaactcgAAGGCAAGGAGCTACAGGATGTGGCCgatttggtgaacaagTACCCCAATATTGATGTCTCATACAAGCTTGACTTGAAAGATTCAGTTGTTGCTGGGGAGCCTAAGCTCATCACAGTCACGATCGAGAGAGATGAGGAAATGGAGGATCTTGACGTCGTTGCTCCGCGATTCCCTGGACAGAAGCGCGAAGGCTGGTgggttgttgttggtgatgcaGATTCAAGACAACTTTACGGCATAAAGAAGACGACGGTTGCACACGAGACACAGGACATCAAAATGGAGTTCACGGTTCCTGTTGCAGGCCACCACAGGTTGAGTGTGTGGTGCATGTGTGACTCATACTTGGATGTTGATAAGGAGATGTCGTTTGAAATTGATGTCGAAGAGGGTGAGGAGGATGAGTACTGA
- the PDA1 gene encoding pyruvate dehydrogenase (acetyl-transferring) subunit E1 alpha: MLRSAIRTSRAPLVHRAPATRYLASQASDLVQIELPASSFEGYKLSEMPELTFETEKETLLQMYKDMIIIRRMEMAADALYKAKKIRGFCHLSVGQEAIAVGIENAINNKDTVITSYRCHGFAFMRGASVKEVLGELMGKRSGVSYGKGGSMHMFAPGFYGGNGIVGAQVPLGAGLAFAHKYRGEKNATFTLYGDGAANQGQVFEAYNMAKLWDLPCIFACENNKYGMGTSASRSSAMVEYHKRGQYIPGLKVNGMDILACYQASKFAKDWCANGNGPLVMEYETYRYGGHSMSDPGTTYRTREEVQHMRSRNDPIAGLKAVLLDLNIADEAEIKSYDKAARKYVDEQVAAAEADAPPEAKMSILFEDVYVRGSEVPELRGRISDDTWNFEKNDFTNHVY; the protein is encoded by the coding sequence ATGCTTAGAAGTGCAATTCGTACATCACGTGCTCCACTTGTGCACCGTGCTCCAGCCACTCGTTACTTGGCCTCCCAGGCCCTGGACCTTGTTCAGATTGAGCTTCCAGCATCCTCTTTCGAAGGCTACAAGCTCAGCGAGATGCCCGAATTGACCTTCGAAACCGAAAAGGAAACGCTTCTCCAGATGTACAAGGACATgatcatcatcagaagaaTGGAAATGGCTGCTGACGCCTTGTACAAGGCTAAGAAGATTAGAGGGTTCTGTCACTTGTCTGTTGGTCAGGAGGCCATCGCCGTGGGTATTGAAAACGCTATTAATAACAAAGACACTGTCATCACTTCGTACAGATGTCACGGTTTTGCGTTCATGAGAGGTGCTTCCGTCAAGGAGGTTTTGGGTGAGTTGATGGGTAAGAGATCGGGTGTCTCTTACGGTAAAGGTGGCTCCATGCACATGTTTGCCCCAGGCTTCTACGGTGGTAACGGTATTGTCGGTGCTCAGGTGCCTCTTGGTGCCGGATTGGCCTTTGCCCACAAGTACAGAGGTGAGAAGAACGCCACTTTCACTTTGTACGGTGACGGTGCCGCCAACCAGGGTCAGGTGTTTGAGGCCTACAACATGGCCAAGCTTTGGGACTTGCCATGTATCTTTGCATGCGAGAACAACAAGTACGGAATGGGTACTTCTGCCTCGAGGTCTTCTGCGATGGTTGAGTACCACAAGAGAGGTCAGTACATTCCTGGTTTGAAGGTCAACGGTATGGATATCTTGGCATGCTACCAGGCCTCGAAATTCGCTAAAGACTGGTGTGCCAACGGTAACGGTCCTTTGGTCATGGAGTACGAGACCTACAGATACGGTGGTCACTCCATGTCTGACCCAGGTACCACTTACAGAACCAGAGAGGAGGTGCAGCACATGAGATCCAGAAACGACCCTATTGCTGGTTTGAAGGCTGTGCTTTTGGACTTGAACATCGCCGACGAGGCTGAAATCAAGTCTTACGACAAGGCTGCTAGAAAGTACGTCGATGAGCAGGTTGCCGCCGCTGAGGCCGACGCTCCTCCAGAGGCCAAGATGTCCATTTTGTTCGAGGACGTTTACGTGCGTGGCAGTGAGGTTCCTGAGTTGAGAGGCAGAATCTCCGACGACACCTGGAACTTCGAGAAGAACGACTTCACCAACCACGTTTACTAA
- the PUP3 gene encoding proteasome core particle subunit beta 3: MSDPSSINGGSAVAMVGKECIAIASDLRLGNQSLGLSNNFEKVFQFGDKTFLGLTGLATDVLTLKEDFRLKNNLYKLREEREIEPRTLANLVSSSLYEKRFGPYFVGPIVAGLESKTNKPFICGFDLIGCIDAAKDFIVSGTASEQLYGMCESLYEPDLEPEDLFETISQALLNAVDRDALSGWGAVVYVVTKDKVIKRVLKTRQD; this comes from the exons ATGTCTGATCCAAGCTCCATCAACG GTGGCTCCGCCGTCGCCATGGTCGGCAAAGAGTGTATAGCCATTGCCTCCGACCTTAGACTTGGCAACCAGTCGTTAGGATTATCCAACAACTTCGAGAAAGTGTTCCAATTCGGCGACAAAACGTTCTTGGGGCTCACTGGTCTTGCTACTGACGTGCTCACGTTGAAGGAGGACTTCAGGCTTAAAAACAACTTGTACAaattgagagaagaaagagagatCGAGCCCAGAACATTGGCCAACTTAGTGTCGTCGTCTCTATACGAGAAGAGATTTGGTCCATACTTTGTTGGCCCAATTGTTGCTGGCCTCGAACTGAAGACCAACAAGCCGTTCATCTGCGGGTTCGACTTGATTGGGTGCATTGACGCTGCTAAGGACTTCATTGTATCCGGCACCGCCAGTGAGCAGCTCTACGGTATGTGTGAATCACTCTACGAGCCTGACTTGGAGCCTGAGGACTTGTTTGAGACAATTTCTCAGGCTCTTTTGAATGCTGTTGACAGAGACGCTTTGTCTGGTTGGGGTGCTGTGGTGTACGTTGTTACCAAGGATAAAGTGATTAAGCGTGTGCTCAAGACTCGCCAGGATTAG